One genomic window of Halolamina sediminis includes the following:
- a CDS encoding DUF7262 family protein, protein MADRGQLSLTMVEAGVGVLLLFAATATFALGLPAAGVDEAQLDRYAEDAGTVLSREPPQHGGLTRLSEVTQSESGFERERAALAHRVERILPENLMYRVETPHGAVGFRRPTGVPTGRATVPTVGGRVIIRVWYA, encoded by the coding sequence ATGGCTGACCGCGGCCAGCTCTCGCTCACGATGGTGGAGGCCGGCGTCGGGGTGCTGCTGCTGTTTGCGGCGACGGCGACGTTCGCGCTCGGGCTGCCCGCCGCCGGTGTCGACGAGGCCCAGCTCGACCGCTACGCGGAGGACGCCGGGACGGTGCTCTCCCGCGAGCCGCCCCAGCACGGCGGGCTGACTCGGCTCTCGGAGGTGACGCAGTCCGAGTCGGGGTTCGAGCGCGAGCGGGCGGCGCTCGCCCACCGCGTCGAGCGGATCCTGCCGGAGAACCTCATGTACCGGGTCGAGACCCCACACGGCGCCGTCGGCTTCCGGCGTCCGACCGGTGTGCCGACTGGCCGCGCGACGGTCCCGACCGTTGGTGGCCGGGTGATAATTCGGGTGTGGTACGCGTGA
- a CDS encoding DUF7263 family protein, whose product MSDARGQANLLSLAVALTALVSATALGLVIADGALAGADREAGERRAAGAAAERLVSADATTVRENVLDRGAVEALSLSDLGALAPPVANRSVRVRLDGETILERGDPTGTTVERVVLVAERTTRSRSVAVGDGDGLTLPRRTDRVELTFGPGSTVETVRANGRVVLHDPGGLVGQFVVEPSRYETVTLDFEGGTAQVGIESRPLRTEKATLRVTVDG is encoded by the coding sequence ATGAGCGACGCCCGCGGGCAGGCGAACCTGCTCTCGCTGGCGGTCGCGCTCACCGCGCTGGTGTCGGCGACGGCGCTGGGGCTGGTGATCGCCGACGGGGCGTTGGCGGGTGCCGACCGCGAGGCCGGCGAGCGCCGCGCCGCGGGCGCCGCGGCCGAACGGCTCGTGAGCGCCGACGCGACGACCGTCCGGGAGAACGTGCTCGACCGAGGGGCGGTCGAGGCGCTCTCGCTGTCCGACCTCGGCGCGCTCGCCCCGCCGGTCGCGAACCGCTCGGTCCGAGTCCGGCTCGATGGGGAGACGATACTCGAACGCGGTGATCCCACCGGGACGACCGTCGAGCGAGTGGTGCTCGTCGCCGAGCGGACGACGCGCTCGCGATCGGTCGCCGTCGGCGACGGTGACGGGCTCACGCTTCCCCGTCGGACCGACCGCGTCGAACTGACGTTCGGCCCCGGATCGACGGTTGAGACGGTCCGGGCCAACGGCCGGGTCGTGCTCCACGATCCCGGCGGGCTCGTGGGGCAGTTCGTCGTCGAACCCTCGCGGTACGAGACGGTCACGCTCGACTTCGAGGGCGGCACGGCACAGGTCGGCATCGAGTCCCGGCCGCTGCGAACCGAGAAAGCCACTCTCCGGGTGACCGTCGATGGCTGA
- a CDS encoding DUF7266 family protein: MISDDRAVTPAVGKALEVGIVLLFVGVMTTALYGGAVPDYRDAVGAEVGDRAVVAAAERVENAVPPAARDVRTVHGVDLPRSIRGENYRIAVENRTLVLDHPAAAVDARARLALPDRVESVDGAWRSSDDAVVVVTGDRGGMSVELTARAELGGER; encoded by the coding sequence GTGATCTCGGACGATCGAGCGGTCACGCCGGCGGTCGGGAAGGCGCTGGAGGTCGGGATCGTCCTGCTGTTCGTCGGCGTGATGACGACCGCGCTGTACGGCGGTGCGGTGCCCGACTACCGCGACGCGGTCGGCGCCGAAGTCGGCGATCGTGCGGTCGTCGCAGCGGCCGAGCGAGTCGAGAACGCGGTGCCGCCGGCCGCGAGGGACGTGCGGACCGTCCACGGCGTCGACCTCCCACGGTCGATCCGGGGCGAGAACTACCGGATCGCCGTCGAGAACCGGACGCTGGTGCTCGATCACCCCGCCGCAGCCGTCGACGCTCGCGCCCGGCTCGCACTCCCCGACCGCGTCGAGTCGGTCGACGGCGCGTGGCGGAGCAGCGACGACGCCGTGGTGGTCGTCACCGGCGATCGCGGGGGGATGTCCGTCGAACTCACTGCACGCGCGGAGCTCGGGGGTGAGCGATGA
- a CDS encoding DUF7289 family protein, which produces MSDGACRRAQSQRGGDSTPCRRAQSHVVGVALLLAITTISMGALTAGVGSVVESNAAAADADRVTDSLAAIDPSKSTGVERHDLAFGEGRLTVEPRTVRLLDGDGVVAEHEVGAIVFEAGDHRVTFLAGAVARGEGNASILDETPPIATGDGLLLVGLPVLNANGTASVAGEGVSATLRTDTGHDRRKLGRGEYRLAVETATPGAWERYFAETNASASRRTFAGDEHGSVVAAFPGERTGYLVVHETELGVET; this is translated from the coding sequence GTGAGCGACGGGGCGTGCCGTCGAGCACAATCGCAGCGCGGCGGCGACAGCACTCCATGCCGCCGCGCGCAGTCGCACGTCGTCGGTGTCGCACTCCTCCTCGCGATCACGACGATCTCGATGGGCGCGCTCACCGCGGGTGTCGGGAGCGTCGTCGAGAGCAACGCCGCGGCGGCCGACGCCGACCGCGTGACCGACTCGCTCGCGGCGATCGACCCTTCGAAGTCGACGGGCGTAGAGCGTCACGACCTCGCGTTCGGCGAGGGGCGCCTGACCGTCGAGCCACGGACGGTCAGACTGCTCGACGGCGACGGCGTCGTCGCCGAGCACGAAGTCGGCGCGATCGTGTTCGAGGCGGGCGATCACCGGGTGACGTTCCTCGCCGGCGCCGTCGCCCGCGGGGAGGGGAACGCCTCGATACTGGACGAGACGCCGCCGATCGCGACCGGCGACGGGCTCCTGCTCGTCGGGCTCCCCGTCCTGAACGCGAACGGCACCGCCTCGGTCGCCGGGGAGGGCGTGTCGGCGACACTGCGAACCGACACGGGCCACGACCGCCGTAAACTCGGCCGCGGCGAGTACCGCCTCGCGGTCGAAACCGCGACGCCGGGTGCGTGGGAGCGCTACTTCGCCGAGACGAACGCGAGCGCGAGCCGCCGGACGTTCGCCGGCGACGAGCACGGGAGCGTCGTCGCCGCGTTCCCCGGCGAGCGGACGGGGTATCTCGTGGTCCACGAGACCGAACTGGGGGTGGAGACGTGA
- a CDS encoding type II secretion system F family protein, giving the protein MSTERGPPSAVDADATSSRLSALDRTLYTLFASEADAARHSAHREQYRGTDLGVGFDVYVARLHGLAWLAAVLAVVPTLTIALAAPPGTYDAVAGLLARVAPVGVAPRPPRLLVGAVVGTFVGVVSRRSVIALGGRYLGWLASARKADIERTLPGAARYLHALSSGADGPRAMLRKVAENDAYGETAVAARKVLNTAALTGSLDEGLRRVARDTPSRDTLAPFLLKFREHSEQGGDALANYLGLEARMLGHQRSQAQRRNEGFLELVAELFVVLLVMPALLVVVLTVMSVLAPGLSAPISTPLGSVTQRAALIYGAAGFVLVVGAGAAATVGHLRPTERQVTYSRPGGAIATLRSAATNPASAALVLAPLALVGIGAGHVARIHPLGSLLAGYVAWGVPVGAVAVRRARIDDAKDREIQEFVHAVSGHVGLGRPFGEAVELVAEDVDLGPLQGDVASLAFDLSLSDSPDGTDRRTAALSRFVDRVGTPLAAQTMGLVTGALDAGSDTESVFETLQTEVGQLHHEKKALRSDLAVYVGVGWVTALLVVAIVLAVDLYVLDGFSQLSAMPGSAGFALDPNAIQPERERFRFAVVAVATSIAAGWFAGMASRGPYDALLHSSLLAGLTAAVFAGVGLA; this is encoded by the coding sequence CGACCGGACGCTGTACACGCTGTTCGCGAGCGAGGCCGACGCCGCGCGCCACAGCGCTCACCGCGAGCAGTACCGTGGCACCGACCTCGGGGTCGGCTTCGACGTGTACGTCGCCCGACTTCACGGGCTCGCGTGGTTGGCGGCGGTGCTGGCGGTCGTGCCGACACTCACGATTGCGCTTGCGGCGCCGCCCGGCACGTACGACGCGGTCGCGGGACTGCTCGCGCGGGTCGCGCCCGTCGGCGTCGCTCCACGACCGCCCCGCCTGCTCGTCGGCGCCGTCGTCGGAACGTTTGTCGGGGTCGTGAGCCGCCGCAGCGTGATCGCGCTCGGCGGTCGCTACCTCGGTTGGCTGGCCAGCGCCCGGAAGGCCGACATCGAGCGCACGCTCCCCGGCGCCGCCCGCTACCTCCACGCGCTCTCCTCCGGCGCCGACGGGCCCCGAGCGATGCTCCGAAAAGTCGCCGAAAACGACGCCTACGGCGAGACCGCAGTCGCGGCGCGGAAGGTGCTCAACACCGCCGCACTCACCGGTAGTTTGGACGAGGGGCTTCGCCGGGTCGCCCGCGACACGCCCTCCCGAGACACACTCGCCCCTTTCCTCTTGAAGTTCCGCGAGCACAGCGAGCAGGGCGGCGACGCGCTCGCGAACTACCTCGGCCTCGAGGCTCGGATGCTCGGCCACCAGCGCTCGCAGGCCCAGCGACGCAACGAGGGGTTCCTCGAACTGGTCGCGGAGCTGTTCGTCGTGCTGCTCGTGATGCCCGCGCTGCTGGTGGTCGTGCTCACCGTGATGAGCGTGCTCGCGCCGGGGCTCTCGGCACCGATATCGACGCCGTTGGGGTCGGTCACCCAGCGTGCGGCGCTGATTTACGGCGCCGCCGGGTTCGTTCTGGTCGTCGGTGCCGGCGCGGCGGCGACGGTCGGGCACCTCCGGCCCACCGAGCGGCAAGTGACGTACAGCCGACCCGGGGGGGCGATCGCGACGCTGCGCTCGGCGGCGACCAACCCCGCGAGCGCCGCGCTCGTGCTCGCGCCGCTGGCACTCGTGGGAATCGGTGCGGGACACGTCGCTCGGATCCATCCCCTCGGCTCGCTGCTCGCGGGCTACGTCGCGTGGGGCGTCCCGGTCGGCGCCGTCGCGGTCCGCCGCGCGCGGATCGACGACGCGAAAGACCGGGAGATACAGGAGTTCGTCCACGCCGTCTCGGGCCACGTCGGGCTCGGGCGGCCGTTCGGCGAGGCGGTCGAGCTGGTGGCCGAGGACGTGGATCTCGGCCCGCTACAGGGGGACGTGGCGTCGCTGGCGTTCGACCTCTCGCTGTCGGACAGCCCCGACGGGACGGACCGCCGGACTGCGGCGCTGTCGCGGTTCGTCGACCGGGTGGGCACGCCGCTCGCGGCCCAGACGATGGGGCTAGTGACGGGCGCGCTCGACGCCGGCAGCGACACCGAATCGGTGTTCGAGACGCTCCAGACCGAGGTCGGACAGCTGCATCACGAGAAGAAGGCGCTGCGGAGCGATCTCGCGGTGTACGTCGGCGTCGGCTGGGTGACGGCGCTGCTCGTCGTCGCGATCGTCCTCGCCGTCGACCTCTACGTGCTCGATGGGTTCAGCCAGCTGTCGGCGATGCCCGGCTCCGCCGGGTTCGCGCTGGATCCGAACGCGATCCAGCCCGAACGCGAGCGGTTCCGGTTCGCGGTCGTCGCCGTCGCGACCTCGATCGCCGCGGGCTGGTTCGCGGGGATGGCCAGCCGCGGTCCCTACGACGCGCTGCTGCACTCCAGCCTGCTGGCCGGGCTGACCGCCGCGGTGTTTGCGGGGGTGGGGCTGGCGTGA